In Setaria italica strain Yugu1 chromosome IX, Setaria_italica_v2.0, whole genome shotgun sequence, the genomic stretch CGGCTCTCCTGGTGGGAGCAGAGAGCATGAGCATCTCGCCGTCTCCTGTCGCGAGCGTTGCACTCGCCTTCCATCCTCTAGCccgacgccgacgacggcgcACCTGCGCCCTCTCTGCAGCACTAGTACATGCACGAAACACAGAGGCCGCGCGCGGGAGTTGGGTTGGGGACGAACGATGCggtgcccgtgcccgtgcccgtgcccgtgtGCCGCTGCCGTGGCAGGCTCGCCGCTGCGAAGCGCCCCACGTACAGATAAACCGGGCAGTGAATTTGGCTGGTTACTGGCTTACTGCTAAAGCGTCCGGTaccgggccgggcggcgggtCCGCACGCTTATGCCGTGCGCTCATATAGTCATATGTGCCGTGCAAGGACCCGCTTTGCGTTTGTTGGCTTCTCGGCAGGGTccttccggccgccgccgttgcgTTCGTTGCTTGGCTTCTCGTCGCTTTCTCCGCGAAAGCATGTCCAGAGCCCGGTAGCCTCAAGACTCTTCTTGCTAAAAAGATCTTGTTTATTTTCTGTCATGTCCGTCATTAGCATTGATGGCGTAGGTAGTTAGGTTAGGAAGGTACAAAGCCATTGAGTACTTGAACGCTTCATCCATGGTACATGCTACATACATGTACCATTGCCCCTTTTCGACGCATGGAGCTGCTGGTACGCACGTACAGCACCAGAGAAGCACGGGGTCAATTCAAACAGATCTCGTCCAATTGTGCAAAGCCCTGATTTCTTTTCGATCGTTACGCAGCTTCAAAAAGGTGTtccgtttcttttttttaccccCGAAAATGTACAGCTGATTGTCAGTTCACCACATGGACGTTATTAGCAAAACTGATCGCCACAAGGAGCCCATTGTTGAGCAACCTACATGTGTGTGTGCTACGCTACAAAGGGGAAATCACATGGTACAAGTTCCTTTGAGCAACAAAGCCAGATTGCTAAAAGAGCACGGGTAAGCTTCCATCAATACTAGCAGTCGGTCCTATTCTGACGACGGCAAACACAGTGCGGCCGTACAAGTACAACCGAATTGGAGCAAGTACCAACTGTTTCGGTGTCGTTCGGGGTACCAGATCAGCAGCGCCTGCCCAGCCAACAACTCCAACATCGGTGCTCCGTTCCTACTCGCCCGGCTCCACCCACCGAGAGTCATCTGCACCATCAAaggatatcatcatcatgtatTTGATTATTTTCCACAAGAAAGCTGAAAGAAGCTGCTGCGacttcaatttttattttttttaaagaatcaTTCTGATGACGGACGTTCCGTACACGTGGCGCATATATGTGTATTTTCTGATGCGTTCATGCCATGACGTACGTTACGAATCCGAGCTGGTTCATTCAGAACGTTGGATTTGGTCGACGAATTGAGATGCAAAGATCCTGTCGTGCGTAGCCATAGGAGAATCACTGCCTGCCTGACCAGGTGACCAAGGCCGCGAGGCGCCCGCTGCCATCATTCCCGTGGCGGCGAGCGTCCGTGACGACGGCCAGTGACCACCACCGCGACAGCCGCATATGGCCCGAATTGAAAGCCATGACCAAACCCCTGCACCTGCACAGTGCCGCGCGGAAAGGGGCGGTCAGGTCGGGTCTCAGCAGGAGagggatggaggtggaggaccGACGTCCGACGGCATGGCAGCTCAGCCCGGCACATGCACGCCTTCCCTCCTCAGATTCTCTCCTACAGGGAGTcagggaggagaggagcacATTCACTCCCAATCCTCCGAGGGCAGTATAGAGTAGAGGCAAAGATGGAAAGGCTGATCCGGTTGTCCCCATCCCCTTGGCAGGCTCGTGCTCGTCGTCTCACCTGGCCGGGAGGTTTCCTCGAGTGGCAacaactaagggggtgtttggatacgaggtgttaaactttaacagtgtcacatcaaatgttcggatgctaattaggagaactaaatatgagctaattataaaactaattgcagaaccctatgctaattcgcgagacgaatctattaagcctaattaatccatcattagcaaatggttactgtagcaccacattgtcaaatcatgtactaattaggcttaatagattcgtctcgcgaattacactccatctatgcaattagttttgtaattaacctatgtttaatactcctaattagcattcaaacatccgatgtgacgggtgttaaactttaacaccggtgagccaaacaggccctaaagcgGGGCGGGCGCGATCCAGGACCGGGGCATGTGGGGAAAAAGGAGGCGAGGAGGACTGGAGGGAGCACTGTGCGCTGTGCTACGAGCGCTTCCCCCGCGTCGCGTTCCGCATGACGAGCAATGATTAGGGCTGGACGAAAAGCTCGTGGCTCGTTAGCTCGCTCGACTCGATGCCAGCTCGGCCCGGCTCGTTGTATTTTCCTAACGAGCCTAGCAAGGCTTTTGGCTCGTTCAAAATAACGAGCTCGCTCGAGCTGCTCGCGAGCTGAACGAGCCGAGCAGCCCACAGCAGGAGTAGCCCACGAGCAGAGCCCACGACGGCCCAAGAATCCTTCCCAAGCCGGCAAGCCCCCAACCCTATCCACTCGCGAGTTGCGTCAAACCTTGGCCGCTCGCTTTCCCTCGACTTgccagcgccgccacctgccGCTTCATCCATCGCCGGCGTCTAGCACTACCACGCGCCCAAGCCGGAGCAAGCGAGGCAGCGCCAAGCCTCCAAGGATCCAACCTCTCAGGCCTTTCGTCTCTGCTCGCGCTCGCTGCCTCGTCGCCAACAACGACGCCGGGCAAGCGTGGCCGCGGTCCTCATCGCCACCGGCGGCGCTGGGCTGGCCACGGTCGAGCCCTCGGGAAATTGGCCTCCGTTGGGATCAGCTACCCCTTGCGTTGGCTCGATCCGTAGGTATAGACATGCTGTGTATGAGTTTATCCAAATTCAATCCCCTTTAACACATTCTTTAGCATCTTGCTTCTTACGTGAGTTGCGATTTGTGAACTTTtgattgtgaatttgtgatttcTTACGATCTCGTGATTCTGTAATTGCGATCTCGTGAATTTGTGACTGTTTAGCATCGATGACTTGCTGCGGCTCGCGAGCTTACCGAGCCTGCCCGAGCTTTtaacgagccgagccgagctcaGCTTTTAGCTCGTTAAGTTAACGAGCCGAGCTAGCTCGTTATAATAAAGAGCTGGagcgagccgagccgagccggcTCGATATCCAGCCCTAGCAATGATCTCGGCGGCCGGCCATGGATGGCATGGAAGCTGCGCCGTCTGCTTCCTCCGTGTCCGGACCGGCAGATTCCCTTCCCCCGCCCGGGCAGTGCAGCGGTCCCATGCATCATGCATTGATGCGTGCCGCGGCTTttgggcagggcagggcagcggTGGTGTGGGTCAGTAGGTGAGGAGTGAGTGAGGAAGAAAAGCAGGCAGGATTTAAAAGTGGATTTCGAAAAGGAAAGGAAGCGAGCGGTTGTTTTTCTTGCGCAAAGGATGGCCGCCTTTCGCCTCCTTTTGGCGAAAGTTTCCGCCTGCGGGCGCATCGACGCAGCAGAGCATTTGCAAAACTCGCGGGATTTCAGTTTCAGCAGCAGAATGTGTTTACGAGGagtcgaggaggcggaggtgaggACGTGAGGTGATCTCACAGTGCGGAGGTCGAGGCGAGCATCTCACAGCGCTTCGGCATCCCGCCGTGCGGGCGCGGGTGGACAACGAACGTCACTCGCGTCACGCGTTTCAGTCGCCAAAAACGGGAGGTTCGCGCTGGAACTTGCGCCCAGCTTCTTCCGCTCGTCCCTTCTACGACCGCACAGGCGCACAGCTGACAGGCCCCCCCTCGCGCACTCATCGAAGGGAATCTCGCGAGAGGCTTGCGCCGGTGCCGGTACGCTCTTCAGTCTTCACTCGGGCCCTCTGTTTAGTTGtccgattttggacaaccaaaatcactgtaACAGCACTGTAgtatactgtagcgtttcgtttgtatttataaattattgttcaaacattaactaattaggctcaaaagattcgtctcgcaaagtacaacaaaactgtgcaattaatttttgatttcgtctacatttataCATGTACCGCTAGTTTGATATTacgagaaatcttctttttgcatagtatcaaagttgaGATTTTGAGGAACTAGAGCGTCTCGGCCATCAGGTGGGATCAGGACATACGGAAGATGCTGCAGTAATGCGTCATGCGGTGCCGTCTCATCTAATCCCCAGGATCGGACGGACAGGCTCCCAGTCCCAGGTAACAAGACACCAGAGATGATGACACGCTGATCCTTTGATTATTGCGAGCAGTGCGTAGGAGTACGTGAGTATCACGGGACGCAGCCGGTTCCAGCTCGTGATGATTAGCTGATCGATTAGTTAATTGGTGCCAGGCATCAGCCGGCGTCAGGCTCAGACCGATGTGATGTAGCGCCGGAACAAGAACAAAGGCAGTTGAATAATCAGCCGAGCAGCAGCCAGCTGGAtcggcgggcggccggccggcacgcGCCCGCGCGCAGCGGCCGGGCGACAGGTAGGACGCGCGAGGCCCGCCACGTCCCGGCGTACGGCCGGCCAGCCCCAGCCCGGCCGGATTTCTAGCCTCCGTGACGACTGGCAGCGCGCAGCGGAATGATTCGCGGTGCCCGGGACAAAAAATGATTCTTGTCATAGTTGTTTTAGACGAGACGGCGGGGTTTGATTGCAAGGTGACAATGCAAAATGCATCTGAGAATTTTTGTACGCCTCTCCTTCGTGACGTTGATTGCGCCGATGATCCATGGTGAACGTAGGTTTGGTCGAGCTGATGATGATTGCAACAGGAGATAAAGATCGACAAGCTCGCCATCCACTCCATTGGAGCCAATCATCCGGTTACTTTTAGCATGGGACAAATTAAATGTACACTCTCCCAAAACAAATCGTTTTAGATTTCTCCACTACTACGTTGAAATGTTGCAATATAATTGAGTCACTATAAACTCTCGAGCTAGAAGAGAGGTGATGGTTTGAAAGCTTGCCCCGTCTACACTAAAAAAAAGACGTTACAATAACAAATTAATTGGTGCCCACAGCTCTAGCAAATGTATTCTGTTATAAAATAAATCCCATTATGGCATATAAGGCGGATAAAGTGAAAGATGATATGCCAGTGATACTCGATAAAGTATTGATTgataaaatttaattttttctaTGGACAATTCGATAAGCATTTTTCTTCTTGAAATTTGCTCAATGTTCATAAACTACGCATGGTATATTTGCTTGACCTTTTCTTATGGAGCTCGCCAATAAAGTAGATAATCGTTTATATATCACCGACATAGTTAATGTAGGTTTAGATGATCGCATTATCTTGCTGATAGCCATGAAAATATCATCAAtaaatttgtttcttaagctaAATTTGATATAAATTATGAAAAACAATGTGCAAATTTGCCGAACTACACACGGTGTAATGATGATACGGTTTTCTTGAGCTCGCCGATGAAGTAGATAATCGTTTTTATATCACCGACATGGCTAACGTAGCTCAAGATGGTCACCCTGGGTCTTAAGTCCTAACATCCTTTTCCATGGTGACCAAACGAAACATTGGCTATCTCGTTGGGTGCTGGCGATGTAGAGTAGAGGATATGGTGCATGAACCAAACGGTAGATACACGAAGAATAGATAGTttaaaggagaaggaagaagaagaagaaaaagtgagatTTTCTTTAGTCACCCGTGGTGGGATCGTGGACCAAAATTTGTGTGAGCCAGTATTTCTAACACATTAACATCCTTATCAACTAGGATAAGAAAGTGACATAATAGAGGAGATATTATACATAGAACCTCTTTAGACTAAACTATGCACACGCACGAGTATTTAATCATCTGTTGCCAAAACGTCTGCGCCAGGGGGTAGACCGCTGGACACTCACGATCGCCCAGCTTAGCCATTTCCGACaattaggccatgtttagttactcccaacttccaactttgacactatgcaaaaagaagattccccatcacatcaaacttgcggtacatgcatggagtactaaatgtagatgaaattaaaaagtaattgcacagttttgttgtactttacgagacgaatcttttgagcctaattagtcaatatttggacaataattcacaaatacaaacgaaacgctacagtgtgctacagtgctgtaacagtaatttggcacctcccaaattggccaactaaacaaggccttaacTACAGAGTGCTCCGTTTTAGAAGTCTCCGAAGGACAAGTTTGTTCCGCATACTCGCAGCCGCaatgctgctgcagcagcccaTAGAAAAACACCATGACCCGCACGCACTAAAGAAATCCCCTAGAAACACCAGAATATTCCAGGGCTACTCACCCACGTCGGATCGAAGAAAAccacggccgccgtcgtcccggtCACTGTCAGGCCGTCACCGGAGCTAAAAACCCCTAGAAAACTCCGTCGAAAAAGGAGAACGCTGTGGTCGAATTATTTGGCAAGAAAGATTTTACTTTTCCCGTAAGGAAAAGACAACGATTAGCATTAAACTATGTTTAGCGATATGCTTAGTTATGCCAAAACCACAAGATAAGACACTACCGTACGGTACGTGCACAAGCAAAAACCCATTAACGCTAGTCGCCCAACTTTTTGACTTAACCGCATGGATTAAACAACCGTTAACCTGACGCTCCTTGCGCCGACGCAGCGCCAAGGCGAGAAGTTAACCACCGTGACCGTGAGAACGCCGGAGCGGCCAAAGCGGGCGAGCATCGGGAACCCTCCTGAGGGCGAAAAGACGGGGTACCCGTCGGCGTCGATGACctcaccggcgacggcgacgcgacACCACAGCATCCAGATCGAGGGCCACGTACGACCCAGTAATGGCGATTAGCGATGATAAAAGGGCAAAATTTCATCGGTGGCGGGTAGATTACATGACGCTGCAAATTACACCGGGGCGGAGAGAGTCGCTGCTGCCATTTACAGTCTGCTGGTACTGGACCTCGGGGGCACTGATTAAACTACTAGCTAACTGATAATTAACTAAGCTGCTAAACCCAAGCCATAGCTTTCTGGTATGACACAGCGGAGTTCGacggagggaggggcggcgtcgacggccggcgggcggagggAACGAGCTGGGCTCGCTCACATGACGGAGCAGGCGTTGGGGTTCTCGTCGCTGAACATCTGGGGCGCGTGGAGGTGGGCGCCACCGTATGGGtaggcgggcgggggcgggtaCTGGACGCCGGCGTTGGGGTAGAAGCTGGCGGGGTGGGgtgccggggcggcgccgtAGTAGCCCCCGGGGGCCGGGGGGTACGGCGCGTAGCTGCCGTAGTGCGGCGGCATCTGGTACATGCCGGCGTCGGCCATGGGCATGGGCGCCACCGACGCAGAAGCGGCACCGGCGGActtgtccttcttctcctcgccgccgccaccgccgtccttcttcttgtcgccgccgtcggccttGTCCTTCTTGTCATCACCCTTCTTGTCGCCGCCGTCCTTCTTGCCCGGCGCGACGACCTCCACGGTCCGGCTGAGCTTGTCCCTGAGGTAGcccggcagcgcggcggcgtccaTGGTGCCGGTCACCTTCACCAGGTCCTTGGCGGCGTCGATCACCACATCCTTCACACCTGGAACCAAAACAAAACATGTCAATTCAAATATTCGATCTGGGCGAGAAAGCTCGCAGCCTTTTGACGGTTCGTGCGGGGAATCCGCGGCGAGAACGAAGGGAAACCGCACCTTTGATCTTGTAGATGCGGCGCTTGATGCGGTCGATGCAGCCCTCGCAGTGCAGCCGGATCTTGAGCGTCACCGTctcctgaaagaaaaaaaagcagagTGATTTCAGTTTTTGCAGACATCGGAGGCTGACGAGAGCATGCATCAGCGGCAGTGGATTGGAATCATCGGCAGGTAACTGACCTCCTTGGGTTCCTtgggcttcttctcctccttgggCTTGTCGCcgcccttctccttcttctcggCCTTCTTGTCGCCGCCCTTCTCCTTGTCTGCCTTCTTCTCACCGCCACCCTTCTCTTTGTCCGCCTTCTTctcaccgccgccgtccgccttcttctccttctccttctccttttccttgtccttcttgggcgggccggcgccggcggagacgATCTGGACGGGCTTCTTGGCCCTGGCCTCGATGCGCTCCTTGAGCTCCGCCGCGTCCGCCGGGCCGGTGACGgtcaccttgcccgccgccatGTCCGCGACCACGGACTCCACCCCTGCGCCGCCACAGAGGAAACAGACAACGGTCAGAAACAACAAATCCCACTCGCCGTGAGATGACAACGGCAAACCTGCGACACTCTCGAGCGCAGACTCACCTGGGGCGTGCTTGATGGCCCTGCGGACCTTGCCGGCGCATCCGGCGCAATGCAAGTCGACCTTGAGCACGATGGGCTgctgccccgccggcgccgccgcggcggcgtccttcttcttgtcgccgccgccgccggcggcgccatccttggccgccttcttctcctctcccATGGTGGTGTCTGGCGTCTAGCCTTGTCTGTGGCGGTGGTTACCGAGGGCGCTGGGCGCGGGGTTCGAGGTTGCAGGCTGTGGGGGGTTTTGGGGACGGAGGGGATCGAGTGCCGGGTGGGGGCGGCGTTAAATAGCCGGGGAGAGGGCACTCTGGGAGCGGGGCCGCGGGGGTGGGTGGGTGCAGTGAtggcggaggggaggggaagaaaGAAATTTGCGGTTGCTGCGGCCTGCGGCTGCGTCTGCGGAGCGGGTCGGACCCGGGTGGGCGATGGAAGAACCGAAAGAATGCTGCGCGAAGCTGCTGACCGCGGAACGGCTTGGCTCGGATGGATGTGGACGTGTGTGCGTGCGCCGCCGTCAAGGCGTGCCGCTTAACGTTCCTTTCCGCGTTGCTTCCTTGGGCGTGCCGTTTTCCACGGACGGAATGGAATTGAAGACCTTTTATGGTCGTGGATTTCGCAGGAGTAAGTACAGCGCTGGTAGTTAATGGTTTTCTCGTCGGCAAGTTAAAAAACAGCTCTTCATGGTGTCACCAGCAGTGTCAATTTTGCTAAATCATCAAGACAAACTCCATCCCCAATCTATGATTTTGTGATGTGGGACTGTGATAAattttctctcctctctcccctctaTTCTTCGTTAGAGATCGTATCAACAACATATCTTGCATAAGATCTGATTTCTTCATATTTTTCCATCTCTCCTCTTGCCACCTCAGATTTTTTCCTATATGCCACCATATTTAATGCTATGAAAACCAGCTGACACTGACCTTATCTTCCAAAATTAGAGATGAAAAACAACGTTAATGGTGCCACTGAACGAGTCGAACGTGACACCTGCCATCTGTACACTCAAATTTGCCATCTGTGCTTCTGGTAGCACTCTGCCTCCAATCATCAAGCACGTCGACGAAGGCTATGGCGCATGTGGCAACGACGCCGCAGTAATACTTTGGTCAGGCGGCGGCTCCCTCGCGGCGGATTCCGGCCGGGGGAGGCTGGTGCCTGGTTTCCTTCCCGGAACGGCCCAGGAGCCTACTGCATGGCCCCGCCGGTTTCGATTTAACTCCGCGCGCGCCGTGACCGGGGACGACACCAGCGGTACGGCACCCACGTGTGTTCcaccccgcgcgcgccgcgctggCTCCGTACGGGCCGTGCGGCCCACGGCGGATGATTCGAGCCCCCCGAGGCTTTTTCAAACGTCGGTTGGCGCTCACCACCGCGGAATCCACGCGCGCGGCAGCCGGACTGGCCCAGGAGCCTCTCCGGTTGTCACGGGCTGCTGGGCCTCGCGGCCTGACATGTGGGCTCGTCTGCTTCTTTGACGCCATGTCGGTCGGGCGGGGTTTTCTGGCGTAATAAGAGCTGGTTCTCTAGGgcatgccaaaattttggcaagTCAAAATTTAGGCAAAAAAACTTGCTAATATTTGAGACGTTGTCAAATTTTGGTAGGCAAATTTTGGCATGCCAAAATTTTGGTAGCCAACCAATCATGCTCTAAATCATTCGGTATCCGTCGTGTACAGTTTGGCACGACTTTGCCTCTTTCGAAAATAGCTCCAGCTCTGGTTCAATGGGTGAAGCAGCTATTTTTATTTTAGCTTGTCTTGTCTTGTTGGAAA encodes the following:
- the LOC101753240 gene encoding heavy metal-associated isoprenylated plant protein 6; this translates as MGEEKKAAKDGAAGGGGDKKKDAAAAAPAGQQPIVLKVDLHCAGCAGKVRRAIKHAPGVESVVADMAAGKVTVTGPADAAELKERIEARAKKPVQIVSAGAGPPKKDKEKEKEKEKKADGGGEKKADKEKGGGEKKADKEKGGDKKAEKKEKGGDKPKEEKKPKEPKEETVTLKIRLHCEGCIDRIKRRIYKIKGVKDVVIDAAKDLVKVTGTMDAAALPGYLRDKLSRTVEVVAPGKKDGGDKKGDDKKDKADGGDKKKDGGGGGEEKKDKSAGAASASVAPMPMADAGMYQMPPHYGSYAPYPPAPGGYYGAAPAPHPASFYPNAGVQYPPPPAYPYGGAHLHAPQMFSDENPNACSVM